One Halovivax ruber XH-70 genomic region harbors:
- a CDS encoding ATP-dependent helicase, with the protein MESAESVDLHERLSLDTDADIADRDVLDLFEPAVQEWWIREFGEYVPENEGFFTPPQRGAIPKIHDGTNTLVCAPTGSGKTLASFSAIINELFRRDREQDDGLANSVYCLYVSPLKSLANDIHRNLTRPLSGIESIIEERGDDVGEIRHAIRHGDTPSSERQKMLDETPHVLNTTPETLAILLNSPKFREKLRTVEYVVVDEIHSLAEGKRGTHLSVSLERLEAMAEGDITRIGCSATIDPLEDVAEFLVGREYPAEPDESSQATSKGASDDPDTDGESCDTADAPLEPAGQPREYEIVDARFARDFDLELECPTDDLINTRRDIVQDQFYRRLHDLIQDYTNTLVFTNTRSGAERVLHELRERFSGDGEPGAGTNMDATTEAAAAPDTPGIGYDESNSACHHGSLSKEVRQDVEEKLKSGELDVVTSSTSLELGIDMPHVDLVVQVGSPKSVAALLQRVGRAGHRVGQTVTGRVIALDRDELVECAVMLARAEEGFVDSVSIPANAHDVAAQHVYGMAIAEVRPEHEVKAILRRAYPFREYDDERYERLIRYFTADYAGLEDRNVYAKIWRDENDPPDGKHHYEDHPVGETLIGKRGRLARVIYMTNIGTIPDSFTCSVHTRASDEWVGQLDEDYLDTLEKGDVFVLGGNHFEYRYRRGSKVYVDHTHARPTVPSWYSERLPLSTDLGREIIDFQRELLSHYEAGGGARVRAWLREFPLDDNSVRALARLYDHQCQYGGVESVSTDSRLAIEVERNREEYERHYYVHSNYGRQVNDGLSRLLAYHCAQEATANVRVAVADNGFVLSMPLNRKVDVPGILADLDPDAVREDLRAALSGTDLLQRYFRINATRSLMILKRYKGYEKSASEQQVSSEMLLGFAEGLEDFAVVEETYREILEDKLAVDEIESIVGAIETGDLTVERALFDSPTPRAFGLATLSASDVVLAEDESAALQSFHDRVLAEIDDSSPTGVVTDD; encoded by the coding sequence ATGGAATCCGCCGAGTCGGTCGACCTCCACGAGCGCCTGTCGCTCGACACCGACGCGGACATCGCCGACCGCGACGTCCTGGACCTGTTCGAACCCGCGGTCCAGGAGTGGTGGATCCGCGAGTTCGGCGAGTACGTTCCCGAGAACGAGGGCTTCTTTACGCCACCCCAGCGCGGCGCGATTCCGAAGATACACGACGGAACCAACACGCTCGTGTGCGCGCCGACGGGGTCTGGGAAGACATTAGCCAGTTTCAGTGCGATCATCAACGAACTCTTTCGCCGCGATCGCGAGCAGGATGACGGACTGGCAAATTCGGTCTACTGTCTGTACGTCTCACCGCTGAAGTCGCTTGCCAACGACATCCACCGCAATCTCACCCGGCCGCTCTCCGGAATCGAGTCGATCATCGAAGAACGTGGCGACGACGTTGGCGAGATTCGCCACGCGATCCGCCACGGCGACACGCCCTCGAGCGAGCGCCAGAAAATGCTGGACGAGACGCCGCACGTCCTCAACACGACGCCCGAGACGCTCGCCATCCTGCTCAACTCGCCGAAGTTCCGCGAGAAGCTCCGGACCGTCGAGTACGTCGTCGTCGACGAGATCCACTCGTTGGCGGAGGGCAAACGCGGGACGCACCTCTCGGTGAGTCTCGAACGCCTCGAGGCGATGGCCGAGGGCGACATCACGCGAATCGGCTGTTCGGCGACGATCGACCCGCTCGAAGACGTCGCCGAGTTTCTCGTCGGCCGAGAGTATCCTGCAGAACCCGACGAATCGTCTCAGGCGACGTCGAAGGGGGCCAGTGATGACCCCGATACCGACGGCGAATCCTGTGACACAGCCGACGCGCCCCTGGAACCCGCCGGCCAGCCCCGGGAGTACGAAATCGTCGACGCCAGGTTCGCCCGCGACTTCGACCTCGAACTCGAGTGTCCGACGGACGACCTGATCAACACGCGCCGCGACATCGTCCAGGACCAGTTCTACCGGCGGTTACACGACCTGATCCAGGACTACACCAACACGCTCGTGTTCACGAACACCCGGTCGGGCGCAGAGCGGGTGCTCCACGAGTTGCGCGAGCGGTTTTCGGGCGACGGCGAACCCGGCGCTGGCACCAACATGGATGCGACGACCGAAGCGGCCGCAGCGCCCGACACACCCGGGATCGGCTACGACGAGTCGAACTCCGCCTGTCACCACGGCAGCCTCTCGAAGGAGGTCCGACAGGACGTCGAGGAGAAGCTGAAGTCGGGCGAGTTAGACGTCGTCACCTCCTCGACCTCCCTCGAACTCGGGATCGACATGCCCCACGTCGACCTCGTCGTGCAGGTCGGCTCCCCGAAGAGCGTCGCCGCGCTGCTCCAGCGCGTCGGGCGAGCCGGCCACCGCGTGGGCCAGACCGTCACCGGCCGCGTGATCGCGCTCGACCGCGACGAGCTCGTCGAGTGCGCGGTCATGCTCGCGAGGGCCGAGGAGGGGTTCGTCGACTCCGTTTCGATCCCGGCAAACGCCCACGACGTGGCCGCCCAGCACGTCTACGGGATGGCAATCGCCGAGGTTCGACCCGAACACGAGGTGAAAGCCATTCTCCGTCGGGCCTACCCGTTCCGCGAGTACGACGACGAGCGCTACGAACGCCTGATTCGGTACTTCACCGCCGACTACGCCGGCCTCGAGGATCGCAACGTCTACGCCAAGATCTGGCGCGACGAGAACGATCCGCCCGACGGTAAACACCACTACGAGGATCACCCAGTCGGCGAGACGTTGATCGGCAAACGCGGTCGCCTGGCACGAGTGATCTACATGACGAACATCGGGACGATCCCCGACTCGTTTACCTGCAGCGTCCACACCCGCGCGAGCGACGAGTGGGTCGGCCAGCTCGACGAGGACTACCTCGACACCTTGGAGAAAGGCGACGTCTTCGTCCTCGGTGGCAACCACTTCGAGTACCGCTATCGCCGCGGCTCCAAGGTGTACGTCGACCACACGCACGCGAGACCGACGGTGCCTTCCTGGTACTCCGAACGGCTCCCGCTCTCGACGGACCTCGGTCGTGAAATCATCGACTTCCAGCGGGAACTCCTGTCGCACTACGAGGCTGGCGGCGGCGCCCGGGTCCGGGCCTGGCTCAGGGAGTTTCCGCTCGACGACAACAGCGTCCGGGCGCTCGCGCGCCTGTACGACCACCAGTGTCAGTACGGCGGCGTCGAGAGCGTCTCGACCGACAGCCGACTCGCGATCGAGGTCGAACGCAATCGCGAGGAGTACGAACGCCACTACTACGTCCACTCCAATTACGGCCGGCAGGTCAACGACGGTCTCTCGCGATTACTCGCCTACCACTGCGCCCAGGAGGCGACCGCCAACGTTCGGGTCGCGGTCGCGGACAACGGCTTCGTCCTGTCGATGCCGTTGAACCGCAAGGTCGACGTCCCCGGAATCCTCGCCGACCTCGATCCAGACGCCGTCCGCGAGGATCTGCGGGCCGCCCTCTCCGGAACCGACCTCCTCCAGCGATACTTCCGGATCAACGCCACGCGCTCGCTGATGATCCTCAAACGCTACAAGGGCTACGAGAAGTCCGCCAGCGAACAACAGGTCTCGAGCGAGATGCTGCTCGGCTTCGCGGAGGGTCTCGAAGACTTCGCCGTCGTCGAGGAGACCTACCGCGAAATTCTAGAGGACAAACTCGCGGTCGACGAGATCGAATCCATCGTCGGCGCCATCGAGACCGGCGACCTGACCGTCGAACGGGCGCTGTTCGACTCGCCGACGCCCCGGGCGTTCGGCCTCGCGACGCTCTCGGCCAGCGACGTCGTCCTCGCCGAAGATGAGAGCGCGGCGCTCCAGTCGTTCCACGACCGCGTGCTCGCCGAGATCGACGACTCGTCACCGACCGGCGTCGTGACGGACGATTGA
- a CDS encoding DUF2589 domain-containing protein produces MSDPDFPNELGNIPYSKILGAPLNAAVEANAEASETAAAFIQDVGFTETDSFGSFNAQREPVYVNFHYKKQATNEQGTVETQEFEMKIPLLLLLHVPYFEVDNVTVDFNVSLNSTHMRQVEEEGGGGGSVGGLVGGIIGFNVGASYQKTDKRQQKIERSYDQSVHIEAGSIESPQGVTRLLDVLEQTITETSEDDVSNDGT; encoded by the coding sequence ATGTCAGATCCAGACTTCCCGAACGAACTCGGTAACATTCCGTATAGCAAGATCCTCGGCGCGCCGCTCAACGCTGCCGTCGAGGCGAACGCCGAAGCGTCCGAGACGGCGGCGGCGTTCATTCAGGATGTCGGTTTCACGGAGACCGATAGTTTCGGCTCGTTCAACGCGCAGCGCGAGCCGGTGTACGTCAACTTCCATTACAAGAAACAGGCGACGAACGAGCAGGGAACCGTCGAGACCCAGGAGTTCGAGATGAAGATTCCGCTCCTGTTGTTGCTCCACGTACCGTACTTCGAGGTCGACAACGTGACCGTCGACTTCAACGTCTCGCTCAACTCGACGCACATGCGACAGGTCGAGGAGGAAGGTGGCGGTGGTGGCAGTGTCGGCGGCCTCGTCGGCGGGATCATCGGCTTCAACGTCGGGGCCAGTTACCAGAAGACAGACAAGCGACAGCAGAAGATCGAGCGCAGTTACGATCAGTCGGTCCACATCGAGGCCGGCTCGATCGAATCTCCACAGGGGGTTACCCGACTGCTCGACGTTCTCGAGCAGACGATCACTGAAACGTCCGAAGACGATGTCTCCAACGACGGTACATAA
- a CDS encoding DUF2589 domain-containing protein: MTDELQNLPLSSLFSGPLIAAIDASVEAQTESVALLREYGYDEDGQLVTVTFGYTTIESDPAGGTRRVAREIEIPLLLFLSLPNLVIHQIEEEFSAKITEVETVENEPAAASPAMVPYRPPRLRVTPSDRETTMDRKTRSTYDLNVRMVAELQNQSAGMDVLDRVTQTATSDRVDEERTAALSATEGHPDGGGPAIAPGTDDGRRADLSVPDPSAFTVSELQSAIDDIDDGATLRAMLTAERENHDRKTARQAIERRLDDVRGGEDSVE; encoded by the coding sequence GTGACTGACGAGTTGCAGAACCTGCCCCTCTCGTCGCTGTTCTCGGGGCCGCTGATCGCGGCCATCGACGCGAGCGTCGAGGCGCAGACAGAATCTGTCGCACTACTCCGCGAGTATGGCTACGACGAGGACGGTCAACTGGTCACCGTGACGTTCGGGTACACGACCATCGAATCCGATCCGGCGGGCGGCACGCGCCGAGTGGCCAGAGAGATCGAGATTCCGCTCTTGCTCTTTCTCTCGTTGCCGAACCTGGTGATCCACCAGATCGAAGAGGAGTTCTCCGCGAAGATCACCGAGGTCGAGACGGTAGAGAACGAGCCAGCGGCAGCCAGTCCTGCGATGGTCCCCTATCGACCGCCGCGACTGCGCGTCACGCCGTCGGATCGAGAGACGACGATGGATCGAAAGACCCGCTCGACGTACGATCTGAACGTCAGGATGGTCGCCGAACTGCAGAATCAGTCGGCGGGAATGGACGTCCTCGACCGGGTGACCCAGACCGCGACGTCCGATCGGGTCGACGAGGAGCGAACGGCGGCGCTGTCCGCTACAGAGGGGCACCCCGACGGGGGCGGCCCCGCTATCGCACCGGGTACCGACGACGGACGGCGAGCCGATCTGTCGGTCCCGGATCCATCGGCGTTCACCGTCTCCGAACTGCAATCGGCGATCGACGACATCGACGACGGGGCGACGCTCCGGGCGATGTTGACGGCCGAACGCGAGAACCACGACCGAAAGACCGCTCGACAAGCTATCGAACGCCGCCTCGACGACGTTCGAGGCGGGGAGGACTCGGTCGAATGA
- a CDS encoding integrin alpha translates to MSLGPVAAAPLFVSEPTPQVSNPTDHAPGTGQTQLDEQAATGIHGDVQLADAQTTVHGEASNDTLGETVVGIGDVTDDGTDDVAIGAPGAADGAGAVYHFFGPVAEGDLDASDSDLTLTGESSGDWAGADVAAADLTGDGLRDLIVGAPMAENGSGAVYVFYGTDLQAAVGEGASELSLADASVTMTGASDGDQFGMAIAAHGHEHADTNESLLAVGAPGADAEAGAVYTFSDVGADGSTATVDAVVTGPAEGDHAGWSLAAVGNYTEDGGVALAVGAPNHDDTGAVGILTDVSEDQSLGDAQVLLLGEGDGDRAGWAVDEAGDVDNDGLTDLAIGAPENDESGDNAGAAYVVLAGSQHEGTTSLADADAIVRGEEAGDTAGYSVSAAGSGDVTCDEYDDMLVGAPGHDASGQQDAGAAYIVAGGDTLQGDTSLSTAQAKLHGENAGDLAGFAVADAMDVTDNGDEDVLVGAPGADEKAGAAYLVEGECAPEEVEEEPVSEPPADEEEPVDENVSEPVEEEEPAENETEAGVPSTEEPTDEENVSEPKEEEPVEEEEPDDKEPKEAEEPAEENVTEPEEEPVEEEEPDDKEPKEAEEPAEENVTEPEEEPVEEEPDDEKPDDDEKPDDEPEADLESLTLNLVCAEDGTVTATFTNPNDEAVTVSAELNGSSFDTIEVGASEKLTLDGLPDGDWSFSAETEGGETVQINGKNVFSASIDCEEPKEPPADDLESLTLELQCDDDGNVTATFTNPNDENVTVSAEFEGSTFATLEVGADDTLTVEDLPDGAWAFSAMTEQGDRVLINGEERFSATIDCGEPPVDELESLTLTLECQDDGNVTATFTNPNDENVTVSAELDGSSYTSFQVGAGDTLTLDGLPDGDWSFSAETEDGTVVQVNDEDTYSETIDCGEEPPADEFDPVGQFPSCTEFYVTDFDNATSVTLEFQDGTNQTFDVTQQMLEEGQWTFPNEGSENFGKTIVSATIERDGETVTFDQTNDCEEPVDEFEPTAEFLNCEQFRVTSFDNATAVTLSFQDGTDATYEVTEQMLEEDDWVFPMVGDENEGKTIVSATIERNGESVSFDQTNDCEEPVDEFEPVGEYLSCTEFYVTDFDNATSVTLEFQDDTSETFDVTQNMLDEGQWTFLGTGDNEGKTIVSATIERDGESETFEQTNNCEEPDEEFEILFIGCGNYEVTGPDDQFPMDVTLLIYQQGSNEVTEVQRTIDEGPGMGSPGGQLVGMETPFGTFTNPNFDFDEENCGDSSGRVEGVPGDPRDQLDGMGEAGSTQEDSRNNTSGSDDESANENTEADSVQDTPEQETTEGNNSSSNASGNEAGEATSSEVTNDGETDGGENESDE, encoded by the coding sequence ATGTCACTCGGGCCGGTGGCTGCGGCGCCGCTCTTCGTGAGTGAACCGACTCCCCAGGTATCGAATCCGACTGATCACGCGCCAGGGACCGGACAGACACAGCTGGACGAGCAGGCGGCAACCGGTATCCACGGTGACGTCCAGCTCGCCGACGCGCAGACGACGGTCCACGGTGAGGCGAGCAACGACACGCTGGGTGAGACGGTCGTCGGCATCGGTGACGTCACGGACGACGGAACCGATGACGTCGCCATCGGCGCACCCGGAGCGGCAGACGGTGCGGGCGCCGTCTATCACTTCTTCGGGCCGGTCGCCGAAGGCGACCTCGACGCGTCCGACTCCGATCTGACGCTCACTGGCGAGTCGTCCGGCGACTGGGCCGGCGCCGACGTCGCCGCCGCCGATCTCACCGGGGACGGGCTTCGGGACCTGATCGTCGGCGCACCGATGGCCGAAAACGGCTCCGGAGCGGTCTACGTCTTCTACGGCACCGATCTGCAAGCTGCCGTCGGAGAGGGGGCCAGCGAGCTCAGTCTCGCGGACGCGTCGGTCACGATGACCGGTGCCAGCGACGGAGATCAGTTCGGCATGGCCATCGCGGCGCACGGACACGAGCACGCGGATACCAACGAGTCGCTACTCGCCGTCGGCGCACCGGGTGCCGACGCCGAGGCGGGCGCCGTCTACACGTTCAGTGACGTCGGCGCGGACGGCTCCACTGCAACGGTGGACGCCGTCGTGACCGGGCCCGCCGAAGGGGATCACGCTGGCTGGTCACTCGCCGCGGTGGGCAACTACACCGAGGATGGAGGCGTGGCACTGGCCGTCGGTGCACCGAATCACGACGACACCGGTGCCGTCGGGATCCTCACGGACGTCAGTGAGGATCAGTCCCTCGGCGACGCCCAGGTGTTGCTCCTCGGAGAGGGCGACGGCGACAGAGCCGGCTGGGCGGTCGACGAGGCGGGCGACGTCGACAATGACGGACTGACCGACCTCGCCATCGGCGCACCGGAGAACGACGAGTCGGGCGATAACGCCGGTGCGGCCTACGTCGTTCTCGCAGGGTCACAGCACGAGGGAACGACGAGCCTGGCCGACGCGGACGCGATCGTTCGTGGCGAAGAAGCGGGGGACACCGCCGGCTACAGTGTCTCCGCCGCGGGCTCGGGTGACGTGACGTGTGACGAATACGACGACATGCTCGTCGGCGCACCAGGTCACGACGCCAGCGGGCAACAGGACGCGGGCGCGGCGTACATCGTCGCCGGCGGCGACACGCTGCAGGGCGATACCAGCCTCTCGACGGCGCAGGCAAAACTCCACGGCGAGAACGCGGGCGACCTGGCCGGCTTCGCCGTCGCCGACGCGATGGACGTGACCGACAACGGCGACGAAGACGTCCTCGTGGGCGCACCGGGCGCAGACGAGAAGGCCGGCGCGGCGTACCTCGTCGAGGGCGAGTGCGCGCCCGAGGAGGTCGAGGAGGAACCCGTTTCTGAACCGCCAGCCGATGAGGAAGAGCCTGTCGACGAGAACGTCTCCGAACCGGTGGAAGAGGAGGAACCGGCGGAGAACGAGACCGAAGCGGGCGTTCCCTCGACCGAAGAACCGACTGACGAGGAGAACGTTTCCGAACCGAAAGAGGAGGAACCGGTTGAGGAAGAAGAACCTGACGACAAGGAACCGAAAGAAGCGGAAGAGCCTGCCGAGGAGAACGTTACCGAGCCTGAAGAGGAACCGGTTGAGGAAGAAGAACCCGACGACAAGGAACCGAAAGAAGCGGAAGAGCCTGCCGAGGAGAACGTTACCGAGCCTGAAGAGGAACCGGTTGAGGAAGAACCTGATGACGAGAAGCCGGATGACGATGAAAAGCCTGACGATGAGCCGGAGGCAGACCTCGAATCACTCACACTGAACCTCGTGTGTGCGGAGGATGGCACCGTCACCGCGACGTTCACCAACCCGAACGACGAGGCCGTCACGGTGAGCGCTGAGCTCAACGGCAGTTCGTTCGACACTATCGAGGTCGGTGCTAGTGAGAAACTCACGCTGGACGGACTCCCCGACGGCGACTGGTCGTTCTCAGCCGAAACCGAAGGCGGCGAGACGGTCCAGATCAACGGCAAGAACGTCTTCAGCGCGTCGATCGACTGCGAGGAGCCCAAAGAACCGCCGGCTGACGACCTAGAGTCGCTCACGCTAGAACTCCAGTGCGACGACGACGGTAACGTCACCGCGACGTTCACCAACCCGAACGACGAGAACGTGACGGTGAGCGCTGAGTTCGAAGGCAGCACCTTCGCCACCCTCGAGGTCGGTGCCGACGACACGCTCACGGTCGAGGACCTTCCCGACGGAGCGTGGGCGTTCTCCGCGATGACGGAGCAGGGCGACCGCGTCCTGATCAACGGCGAGGAACGCTTCTCCGCGACGATCGATTGCGGTGAACCGCCCGTCGACGAACTCGAGTCACTTACGCTAACCCTCGAGTGTCAAGACGATGGGAACGTTACCGCGACGTTTACCAACCCCAACGACGAGAACGTCACGGTGAGCGCGGAACTCGACGGTAGTTCCTACACCTCGTTCCAAGTTGGCGCCGGCGACACGCTCACGCTCGACGGATTGCCAGACGGTGACTGGTCGTTCTCAGCAGAGACCGAAGACGGCACAGTCGTTCAGGTCAACGACGAGGACACCTACAGCGAGACAATCGACTGTGGAGAGGAACCACCGGCCGACGAGTTCGACCCAGTCGGCCAATTCCCCTCCTGTACGGAGTTCTACGTCACCGACTTCGACAACGCGACGTCGGTGACCCTGGAGTTCCAGGATGGGACGAACCAGACCTTCGACGTCACGCAGCAGATGCTCGAGGAAGGGCAGTGGACATTCCCGAACGAAGGAAGCGAGAACTTCGGGAAAACCATCGTGAGCGCCACGATAGAGCGGGATGGAGAGACGGTCACGTTCGATCAGACCAACGACTGTGAGGAACCGGTCGACGAATTCGAACCAACTGCCGAATTCCTCAACTGCGAGCAGTTCCGTGTCACCAGCTTCGACAATGCGACGGCAGTGACGCTGAGTTTCCAGGACGGGACGGACGCCACCTACGAGGTCACCGAACAGATGCTCGAGGAAGACGATTGGGTCTTCCCGATGGTGGGCGACGAGAACGAAGGCAAGACGATCGTCAGCGCGACGATCGAACGCAACGGCGAGTCGGTTAGCTTCGACCAAACGAACGACTGCGAGGAGCCCGTCGACGAATTCGAACCCGTCGGTGAGTACCTCTCCTGCACAGAATTCTACGTCACCGACTTCGACAACGCGACGTCGGTGACCCTGGAGTTCCAGGACGATACGAGCGAGACGTTCGATGTCACGCAGAACATGCTCGACGAAGGTCAGTGGACCTTCCTCGGAACGGGCGATAACGAGGGAAAAACCATCGTCAGTGCGACAATCGAACGCGATGGCGAGTCAGAAACGTTCGAGCAGACCAACAACTGTGAGGAACCTGATGAAGAATTCGAAATTCTGTTCATTGGGTGTGGGAACTATGAAGTTACAGGACCCGACGACCAGTTCCCGATGGATGTGACGCTCCTGATCTACCAGCAGGGTAGCAACGAGGTTACTGAGGTCCAGAGAACGATTGATGAAGGACCGGGAATGGGTAGTCCGGGCGGCCAGTTAGTCGGGATGGAAACGCCATTTGGGACGTTCACCAATCCAAACTTCGACTTCGACGAGGAGAATTGTGGCGACTCATCAGGACGAGTAGAAGGAGTACCCGGTGACCCACGCGATCAACTCGACGGAATGGGAGAAGCTGGATCCACGCAAGAGGATTCAAGAAACAATACCTCTGGCTCGGACGACGAATCAGCGAACGAAAACACAGAAGCAGACTCTGTACAGGATACCCCAGAACAGGAAACGACCGAGGGGAACAATTCCAGTAGCAACGCGAGTGGAAACGAGGCTGGTGAAGCAACGAGTAGCGAAGTGACGAACGACGGGGAAACCGACGGAGGAGAGAACGAAAGCGACGAGTAG
- a CDS encoding MBL fold metallo-hydrolase has translation MQVTFLGTGAAMPTGDRYQTGILVQEDDRTVLIDCGAGVLQRLEQSGVGYEAVSTVLLTHHHLDHVADLLPLMKARWLAGEEHLEIVGPQGTKALVDDLLSVFEYLDGRLELQIREVVPDDEFAVAGFDVTSYETRHSVPCLAYRFDDRFTFAGDSEAFAGLANFADGCAILAHDCSFPDDVDVSNHPTPESLGKALSGVEIGRLYLTHLYPHTEGRHEEMRRSIAEHFDGDVRFAEDLAMVSIE, from the coding sequence ATGCAGGTGACCTTCCTCGGAACCGGTGCCGCCATGCCCACGGGCGACCGGTATCAGACGGGGATCCTCGTTCAGGAGGACGACCGGACCGTCCTGATCGACTGTGGAGCCGGCGTGCTACAGCGGCTGGAACAGTCGGGCGTGGGCTACGAGGCCGTCTCGACGGTCCTCCTGACCCATCACCATCTGGATCACGTCGCCGACCTCCTCCCGTTGATGAAGGCCCGCTGGCTCGCGGGCGAGGAGCACCTGGAGATCGTCGGCCCGCAGGGAACGAAGGCGCTGGTGGACGACCTCCTCTCCGTGTTCGAGTACCTGGACGGACGCCTCGAGCTCCAGATCCGCGAAGTGGTCCCGGACGACGAGTTCGCCGTCGCCGGCTTCGACGTCACCTCCTACGAGACGCGTCACTCGGTGCCCTGTCTGGCCTACCGCTTCGACGACCGGTTCACCTTCGCCGGCGACAGTGAGGCCTTCGCAGGTCTCGCGAACTTCGCTGACGGCTGTGCGATCCTGGCTCACGATTGTTCGTTCCCAGACGATGTCGACGTGTCGAACCATCCGACGCCGGAATCACTTGGGAAGGCTCTCTCGGGCGTCGAGATCGGCCGACTCTACCTCACACATCTGTATCCGCACACGGAGGGCCGCCACGAGGAGATGCGCCGCTCGATCGCCGAACACTTCGACGGCGACGTGCGGTTTGCGGAGGACCTGGCGATGGTGTCGATCGAGTGA
- a CDS encoding acyl-CoA thioesterase, which produces MSDSSETSVEIPYDGSDDTFETVSENRVRLAETDLGGVVFYGEYVTYQDAAVAAYRRQLGYGGEYVREPDLTTRVVATELEYYASARFEDVLENEVRVSRIGRTSVTYDHRIRRKADGELLAEGTVTQVVVDAETAESAPVPAEMRQAIVDRQSS; this is translated from the coding sequence ATGAGCGACTCCAGCGAGACGAGTGTCGAAATCCCGTACGATGGCAGCGACGACACGTTCGAGACGGTTAGCGAGAACCGGGTTCGGCTCGCAGAGACGGATCTCGGCGGCGTCGTCTTCTACGGCGAGTACGTCACCTACCAGGACGCGGCCGTCGCGGCCTACCGCCGGCAACTCGGCTACGGCGGCGAGTACGTCCGCGAGCCAGACCTGACGACGCGCGTCGTCGCGACCGAACTCGAGTACTATGCCTCGGCACGGTTCGAAGACGTCCTGGAGAACGAAGTGCGCGTCAGTCGAATCGGGCGAACGAGCGTGACCTACGACCACCGCATCCGTCGAAAAGCGGACGGCGAACTGCTTGCCGAGGGGACGGTCACGCAGGTCGTCGTCGATGCAGAGACCGCCGAGTCCGCACCGGTCCCGGCGGAGATGCGCCAGGCCATCGTCGACCGGCAGTCGTCCTGA
- a CDS encoding helix-hairpin-helix domain-containing protein — MTELKTFLTALYDSFSEAELQALQHGRERYLKLVENGAIPNDGAVPVYHAANADVTLDVGLDAEETERGMEIYITDSRDGDESGLTFTVDLFDLVDIDDFDELDYEDILGAGTRPGRSVPRKPGDDVAAGDEFRDASGLSVDAVHGIGTQFSNDLADAGVETIVDLVAHTPEELATIVSSEGATVSPGRANDWIEQARGMITVLSGGQPIEFVDDIGPTIGGRLREHGIETLEQLVETDPAEIAESVSTDSRSVSPDRTARWLEEADALLAELESAENAAADDRPSAETDVTDET, encoded by the coding sequence ATGACCGAACTCAAAACGTTTCTGACGGCGCTGTACGATTCGTTCTCCGAAGCGGAACTACAGGCGTTACAACACGGCCGTGAACGCTACCTGAAACTCGTAGAGAATGGCGCAATCCCGAATGACGGGGCCGTTCCCGTCTACCACGCAGCGAACGCCGACGTAACTCTCGACGTCGGGCTCGACGCCGAGGAGACCGAGCGTGGCATGGAGATCTACATCACTGACTCCCGCGACGGTGATGAATCCGGGCTCACGTTCACCGTCGATCTCTTCGACCTCGTCGACATCGACGACTTCGACGAACTCGACTACGAGGACATTCTCGGAGCCGGGACCCGGCCGGGCCGATCCGTTCCCCGGAAACCCGGCGACGACGTGGCTGCTGGTGACGAGTTTCGTGACGCTAGCGGTCTCTCGGTCGATGCTGTCCACGGTATCGGTACCCAGTTCTCGAACGACCTCGCGGACGCGGGTGTCGAGACGATCGTCGATCTGGTCGCCCACACGCCAGAAGAACTCGCCACCATCGTCAGTTCGGAGGGAGCGACCGTCTCTCCTGGCCGTGCGAACGACTGGATCGAACAGGCTCGCGGCATGATCACCGTCCTCTCGGGTGGCCAGCCGATCGAGTTCGTCGACGATATCGGGCCGACGATCGGTGGGCGTCTGCGAGAACACGGCATCGAAACGTTAGAGCAACTCGTCGAGACGGACCCAGCCGAAATCGCAGAGTCGGTGAGCACGGACTCGCGGTCCGTTTCACCGGATCGCACCGCTCGCTGGCTCGAGGAAGCCGACGCGTTACTCGCGGAACTCGAATCGGCGGAGAACGCGGCGGCCGACGACCGGCCGTCGGCAGAAACCGACGTGACTGACGAAACCTAG